One part of the Enterococcus sp. DIV1094 genome encodes these proteins:
- a CDS encoding signal peptidase I, producing MPIYKKITFISSITLVSLLAMILCVVLLPRVFGLTPHIIDDQAMGAAYSEGSLIYVQKRKVDTLLVGDVITYYENSGKHIVTRRVVAIEDQHRYFYTKADGKTQIEVEAVRDRNIIGTPVFKIPYIGLLFSRHAFNWMKWVFLGIAVCLSSITAWHTYLELKKRREKETDFFSDIQ from the coding sequence GTGCCTATCTATAAAAAAATAACCTTTATTAGCTCAATTACGTTAGTGTCTTTATTAGCAATGATTTTATGTGTCGTGTTGCTTCCTCGTGTATTTGGATTGACCCCACATATCATCGACGATCAAGCAATGGGCGCAGCCTATTCAGAAGGAAGCTTGATCTATGTACAAAAAAGAAAGGTGGATACGTTATTAGTTGGCGATGTGATTACCTACTATGAGAATTCTGGTAAACATATTGTGACAAGAAGAGTCGTTGCTATTGAAGACCAACATCGCTATTTTTATACGAAAGCCGATGGGAAAACGCAGATTGAAGTCGAAGCCGTTCGAGACCGCAATATTATTGGAACACCTGTGTTTAAGATTCCTTACATCGGATTGCTGTTTTCACGACATGCATTTAATTGGATGAAATGGGTTTTCTTAGGCATTGCTGTTTGCTTGTCCTCAATTACTGCTTGGCACACTTACCTTGAATTGAAGAAGCGCCGAGAGAAAGAAACTGATTTCTTTTCTGATATCCAATAG
- a CDS encoding O-methyltransferase yields MRNEMMHRPVVKEELLDFMRTEQKQLTGELGKVEEEAHVAEVPIIPHETVVFLQFLLGQIKPKQVLEIGAAIGFSSSLMAQVIGKDGHVTTIDRFDVMIRKAKATYERLGLTDQVTLLEGQAADILPTLTGPYDFIFMDSAKSKYIEFLPECLRVLKKGGVLMVDDIFQGGTILLADEEIPRGKRAIHRKLNEFLRVVMAHPDLTSTLLPLGDGVILITKEAETIDL; encoded by the coding sequence ATGCGTAATGAAATGATGCATCGTCCCGTTGTAAAAGAAGAATTATTGGACTTTATGCGGACAGAACAAAAACAGTTGACCGGAGAATTAGGGAAAGTTGAAGAGGAAGCACATGTGGCAGAAGTGCCGATCATTCCTCATGAAACAGTCGTATTTTTACAGTTTTTATTAGGACAGATCAAACCAAAACAAGTGCTTGAAATTGGAGCAGCGATTGGTTTTTCATCTAGTTTAATGGCACAAGTGATCGGAAAAGATGGTCATGTGACAACGATCGATCGCTTTGATGTGATGATCAGAAAAGCGAAAGCGACGTATGAGCGTTTAGGATTGACCGATCAAGTGACATTATTAGAAGGGCAAGCAGCCGATATTTTGCCAACCTTGACTGGCCCTTATGATTTTATTTTCATGGATAGTGCAAAATCAAAATATATCGAATTTTTACCAGAATGCTTACGCGTGTTGAAAAAAGGTGGCGTCTTGATGGTTGATGATATTTTCCAAGGAGGAACGATTCTTTTAGCTGATGAAGAGATTCCGAGAGGGAAACGAGCAATCCATCGTAAATTGAATGAATTTTTACGTGTAGTTATGGCACATCCAGATTTGACCTCTACGTTATTACCTTTGGGAGACGGTGTGATTTTGATCACGAAAGAGGCTGAAACAATCGATTTATAA
- a CDS encoding type II CAAX prenyl endopeptidase Rce1 family protein yields the protein MFTMFQAVTFNPWRSLLALILLILADWGMMTANPVFSGALDWTFLPIGGLLALISLIGWKNTQSLFEKLRKKDWSWIIFVIISGSLLSDIFILIGKLLNQTMAANAGGANWYEGLSIGGGILYLSQLSVSLIGEELYIAAIFVLTFLLLSRFMPTKVSILTASTISLLVFGLSHYAVYGGNLYQCIFVIGLAHAPSLYAWLKTQNLWIPMLAHILYDLILLFIILLFGI from the coding sequence ATGTTCACGATGTTTCAAGCTGTCACGTTCAATCCGTGGCGGTCGCTCTTAGCACTCATTCTTTTGATTTTGGCTGATTGGGGCATGATGACCGCTAATCCGGTCTTCTCAGGGGCTCTAGATTGGACCTTTTTACCTATCGGAGGTCTGCTTGCTTTGATCTCGCTGATTGGTTGGAAAAATACACAGTCCTTATTTGAAAAACTAAGAAAGAAAGATTGGAGCTGGATCATTTTTGTTATTATCAGTGGTTCTCTACTTTCAGATATTTTTATCTTGATCGGAAAACTGCTCAATCAAACAATGGCTGCGAATGCTGGTGGAGCCAACTGGTACGAAGGATTAAGTATTGGCGGAGGAATCCTATATCTATCTCAACTTAGTGTGAGCCTGATTGGTGAAGAACTTTATATTGCAGCGATCTTCGTCCTAACTTTTCTATTACTTTCCAGATTTATGCCTACTAAAGTTTCTATTTTGACCGCTAGTACGATTTCTCTACTCGTTTTCGGTCTCAGCCATTATGCAGTATATGGTGGCAATCTCTATCAATGTATTTTTGTTATCGGCTTAGCTCATGCACCTTCCCTCTACGCATGGCTAAAAACACAAAACTTATGGATCCCGATGCTCGCGCATATCTTATATGATTTGATTTTGCTTTTTATCATTTTATTGTTTGGTATTTAG
- a CDS encoding TetR/AcrR family transcriptional regulator, which produces MDRRSAKTKQAIKQAFLDLTKEKPINKITIAELSQQADIGRGTFYTHYEDIYDLRSKIIEESICILTDIFDQTYPKKEQYDFRNFVHALVNHVDENKAVFHFFFNDFMDDELSAQLTHILIKRVLDEEQLDEKDIKNKVEVLFSISGITNVLAEWSSGHLKVEKDELITILDDIITRF; this is translated from the coding sequence ATGGACCGTCGAAGCGCCAAAACTAAACAAGCAATCAAACAAGCCTTTTTGGATTTAACGAAAGAAAAACCAATCAATAAAATCACGATCGCGGAGCTTTCACAACAAGCAGATATCGGGCGAGGAACGTTTTATACTCATTATGAAGATATTTATGATCTTCGTTCAAAAATCATTGAAGAATCGATCTGTATACTGACAGATATCTTCGATCAAACTTACCCAAAAAAAGAGCAATATGACTTTCGCAACTTTGTCCATGCTTTAGTCAATCATGTAGATGAGAACAAAGCTGTTTTCCACTTTTTCTTCAATGATTTCATGGATGATGAACTCTCCGCTCAGTTGACACACATCTTGATAAAAAGAGTCCTGGACGAAGAACAATTAGATGAAAAGGATATCAAAAACAAAGTAGAAGTTCTTTTCTCGATTTCAGGAATCACAAACGTCTTAGCTGAATGGAGCAGTGGTCACTTAAAAGTAGAAAAAGACGAACTGATCACTATTTTAGATGACATCATCACGCGATTCTGA
- a CDS encoding GNAT family N-acetyltransferase yields the protein MEKLTIRSIDKKDLDTASKFAAQGMNYSSYTENPIALYLYRQYALSAMLMKSTVTLGAYLDGKFVGFIFARFDGEKKVPVSWGRRLFVNMVEKMIGLTGYQGAIGAYDQANQKMYHEFASNHPEGEITYFAVDPALKGKRIGSRLLEEIKKRYKDKRVYLYTDSNCNYQFYLKKGFQIFGRQPIDLGEGEPMTCYLLSTTL from the coding sequence ATGGAAAAATTAACGATTCGTTCAATCGATAAAAAAGACTTAGATACAGCAAGTAAATTTGCGGCGCAAGGGATGAACTATTCGAGTTATACAGAAAATCCGATCGCGCTTTATCTCTATCGCCAGTACGCATTGTCAGCAATGTTGATGAAATCAACAGTCACCCTGGGTGCTTATTTGGATGGAAAATTTGTTGGCTTTATATTTGCTCGCTTCGATGGAGAAAAGAAAGTACCTGTTTCATGGGGGAGACGGTTGTTTGTCAACATGGTAGAAAAAATGATCGGCTTGACTGGTTACCAAGGTGCGATAGGAGCATATGACCAAGCCAATCAAAAAATGTATCATGAATTTGCATCGAATCATCCAGAGGGTGAAATCACTTATTTTGCGGTTGATCCGGCTTTGAAAGGTAAGCGGATCGGTTCACGCTTGTTAGAAGAAATCAAGAAACGTTACAAAGATAAACGTGTATATCTCTATACAGACTCTAATTGTAATTACCAATTTTACTTGAAAAAAGGATTCCAGATTTTCGGTCGTCAACCAATCGATCTAGGTGAAGGAGAACCAATGACTTGTTACTTACTAAGCACAACTTTATGA
- a CDS encoding DUF1304 domain-containing protein produces MTLLSQILVTLVALEFLYIMYIETFATVSATTSRVFNMPKEELQRQSVQTLFKNQGIYNGLLGVALIYGAYFSNAPKEITGLLLIYILLVAAYGSFTSDRLIIVKQGGLALIALITLFF; encoded by the coding sequence ATGACACTTTTATCTCAGATTTTAGTTACCCTTGTTGCATTGGAGTTTCTTTATATCATGTACATTGAAACATTTGCGACAGTCTCTGCAACAACTAGTCGAGTATTCAATATGCCAAAAGAAGAATTACAACGGCAGTCAGTGCAGACTTTATTTAAGAATCAAGGGATCTATAACGGTTTACTTGGCGTGGCTTTGATATACGGTGCTTATTTTTCAAATGCACCGAAAGAAATCACAGGGCTATTATTGATTTATATCTTACTTGTTGCGGCTTATGGCAGTTTTACGAGTGATCGCTTGATCATTGTCAAACAAGGTGGATTAGCGCTGATTGCACTCATTACGCTATTTTTTTAA
- a CDS encoding SulP family inorganic anion transporter, with amino-acid sequence MLKNYMRLLRKEFTGYDLSKFQKDVLAGITVAAVALPLALAFGVSSGADAAAGLITAVIAGLVIGGLSGGFYQISGPTGAMAAILMSIAAKQGMQGVLLATFLAGGFLLVAGIFRLGTLTSFIPAPVITGFTSGIAIIIALGQVDNLFGVSSKGANVMEKLTSYQDLGFAISFPTLLMGSLVIIGMVFYPKKWGQKIPSSLLAIVITTALMMLVDWPIATVGEIPQTLISNNRLSLGDFSLSAFQTVLVPAISIALLGMIESLLCGASAGRMANRQLDSNQELIAQGIGNLLLPFFGGIPATAAIARTSVAIKSGAQTRLAGMIHAIVLFLSMLIFAPIMSNIPMPALAGVLIVTAWRMNEWETIKELFAKKYWSAILLFFLTMGCTVIFDLSIAIVIGIISGCVFFVAKSAAITISIEEVDWQRVNLPETRQLDNWAVVYISGPLFFMSAERLKATLAQLQEKEGIIFSMRGVPSIDLTAQSLFEEFQEKAVLQGQTIIYTSLQPEVEKQLEHLWEKQKTEQHRTVAHALSSLHKKYVIDGEA; translated from the coding sequence TTGTTGAAGAATTATATGCGTTTATTGAGAAAAGAATTTACTGGTTATGATCTTTCAAAATTCCAAAAAGATGTATTGGCAGGAATCACCGTTGCTGCGGTTGCTTTGCCTTTAGCATTGGCGTTTGGTGTTTCAAGTGGGGCTGATGCGGCCGCTGGGTTGATTACAGCTGTCATTGCCGGTCTAGTCATTGGTGGTTTGTCAGGTGGGTTCTATCAAATCTCTGGTCCGACTGGTGCGATGGCGGCTATCTTGATGTCTATTGCGGCTAAGCAAGGGATGCAAGGGGTTTTGTTAGCCACTTTCTTAGCTGGCGGCTTTTTACTAGTTGCGGGTATTTTTAGGCTTGGAACGTTGACTTCGTTTATTCCAGCGCCAGTCATCACCGGATTTACTTCTGGGATCGCGATTATTATCGCATTGGGGCAGGTGGATAATTTATTCGGAGTCTCGTCTAAAGGTGCGAATGTCATGGAGAAGTTGACTAGCTATCAAGATTTAGGCTTTGCTATCTCTTTTCCAACGCTTCTAATGGGGAGTTTGGTGATCATCGGGATGGTGTTCTATCCTAAAAAATGGGGACAAAAAATACCAAGTTCATTACTAGCGATCGTCATTACAACTGCTTTGATGATGCTTGTTGATTGGCCAATCGCAACGGTAGGAGAAATTCCTCAAACATTGATCAGTAACAATCGGTTGTCCCTTGGCGATTTTAGCCTTTCAGCGTTCCAAACAGTACTTGTCCCTGCAATCAGTATTGCGTTATTAGGGATGATCGAAAGTTTGTTGTGCGGTGCTTCGGCAGGACGTATGGCGAATCGTCAATTAGATAGCAACCAAGAATTGATTGCACAGGGGATTGGCAATCTACTGTTGCCATTTTTTGGTGGGATTCCGGCGACAGCAGCAATCGCTCGAACGAGTGTAGCGATCAAATCAGGTGCGCAAACAAGATTAGCTGGGATGATCCACGCCATCGTCTTGTTTCTATCTATGCTGATTTTTGCTCCGATCATGTCGAATATCCCAATGCCAGCACTAGCAGGTGTGTTGATCGTTACTGCTTGGCGTATGAACGAATGGGAAACGATCAAAGAACTATTTGCTAAAAAATACTGGTCAGCGATCCTCTTATTTTTCTTGACGATGGGGTGTACAGTGATCTTTGATCTAAGTATAGCAATCGTTATCGGAATCATCAGCGGATGTGTATTTTTTGTTGCTAAGAGCGCAGCCATCACGATTTCGATTGAAGAAGTCGATTGGCAACGAGTGAACTTACCAGAAACAAGACAGTTAGATAATTGGGCGGTGGTTTATATCAGTGGGCCTTTGTTCTTCATGTCTGCTGAACGCTTGAAGGCAACCTTAGCACAGTTACAAGAAAAAGAAGGAATCATTTTTTCGATGCGTGGGGTACCGAGTATTGATTTGACGGCTCAAAGCTTATTTGAAGAATTTCAAGAAAAAGCTGTTTTACAAGGGCAGACGATCATTTACACTTCGTTACAGCCAGAAGTTGAAAAGCAATTGGAACATCTCTGGGAAAAACAAAAGACGGAACAGCATCGCACTGTAGCCCATGCATTATCCTCCTTGCACAAAAAATATGTGATCGACGGTGAAGCGTAG
- a CDS encoding MerR family transcriptional regulator produces MNIKQVSEEKGISADTLRYYERIGLIPPVNRTTGGIRDYTEEDLRWVDFTLCMRSAGLSIESLTEYIRLYGAGEETILARRDLLMEESAQLERKMAEMQACYDRLQKKIAHYNEDLVKGDKIFA; encoded by the coding sequence ATGAATATCAAACAAGTCAGTGAAGAAAAAGGCATCTCTGCGGATACATTGCGTTACTATGAGCGAATCGGACTGATTCCACCGGTAAATCGAACAACCGGGGGCATCCGTGATTATACCGAAGAAGATTTACGCTGGGTCGACTTCACACTATGTATGCGAAGCGCGGGTTTGTCGATCGAGTCCTTGACCGAGTATATCCGTTTATATGGTGCAGGTGAAGAAACGATCCTTGCTCGTAGAGACTTGCTGATGGAAGAAAGCGCCCAATTGGAAAGAAAGATGGCAGAGATGCAAGCTTGCTACGATCGTCTTCAAAAGAAAATCGCCCATTACAACGAAGACTTGGTAAAAGGCGATAAAATCTTTGCCTGA
- a CDS encoding uracil-DNA glycosylase has product MDYPKQLIDEATRRIQGYHVEGFVAGQGPMQPKLMLVGEAPGKTEIENHIPFSGQAGKELMNALQSVGLSREEVYITSAVRSRPYRIVQRINGRTQKSEIVYPNRTPSKAEVFAHAPILDYELQHVRPQLIATLGNIGLQRLLGKDYTISKNHGKLYTGPVLELNQQHDAYQYSNKQYKVLPLFHPAAIFYNRTLTDTILADWQTLGELLHQKI; this is encoded by the coding sequence ATGGATTATCCAAAACAATTGATTGACGAAGCCACGCGCCGTATCCAAGGGTATCACGTAGAAGGGTTTGTTGCAGGCCAAGGTCCTATGCAGCCTAAGTTGATGCTAGTCGGCGAAGCACCAGGAAAAACAGAAATTGAGAACCATATTCCATTTAGCGGTCAAGCTGGCAAAGAGTTGATGAATGCCCTGCAGTCAGTCGGTTTATCTCGAGAAGAAGTGTATATCACGAGTGCTGTTAGAAGTCGCCCCTACCGTATCGTCCAACGGATCAATGGACGGACTCAAAAATCAGAGATCGTCTATCCGAATCGAACGCCTAGTAAAGCAGAAGTGTTTGCCCACGCACCGATCTTGGATTATGAATTGCAACATGTTCGTCCCCAATTGATTGCCACATTAGGTAATATTGGGTTGCAGCGCTTGTTAGGAAAAGACTATACGATTTCAAAAAATCACGGGAAATTGTATACGGGCCCAGTCTTAGAGTTGAATCAACAACACGATGCTTACCAGTACTCCAACAAGCAATATAAGGTACTGCCACTCTTTCATCCAGCTGCTATTTTTTATAATCGAACATTGACAGACACTATTTTAGCGGATTGGCAAACACTCGGAGAACTACTTCACCAAAAAATATAA
- the rplU gene encoding 50S ribosomal protein L21, whose protein sequence is MYAIIKTGGKQVKVEVGQTIYIEKLDVEAGEKVVFDEVILVGGETTKVGAPTVSGATVEGTVEKHGKQKKVVTFKYKPKKHSHRKQGHRQPYTKVVIDAINA, encoded by the coding sequence ATGTACGCAATTATTAAAACAGGTGGTAAACAAGTTAAAGTTGAAGTTGGACAAACGATCTACATCGAAAAACTTGACGTTGAAGCAGGCGAAAAGGTTGTATTTGACGAAGTTATTTTAGTAGGTGGCGAAACTACGAAAGTAGGCGCTCCAACCGTTTCTGGTGCAACAGTTGAAGGTACAGTTGAAAAACACGGCAAACAAAAGAAAGTCGTAACTTTCAAATACAAACCTAAAAAACACTCACACCGCAAACAAGGTCATCGTCAACCATACACAAAAGTGGTTATCGACGCGATCAACGCTTAA
- a CDS encoding ribosomal-processing cysteine protease Prp: MIKGTFKRNDAGQIVSFTLTGHADAGPYGSDIVCAGVSALAISTVNGIASLAGFEPIVEMNEEEGGYLYVEVISPLTQEQNNIAEILLENLLLGLQSIEADNPEHIQTKTIK; this comes from the coding sequence ATGATCAAAGGGACATTTAAACGAAATGACGCTGGTCAAATCGTTTCATTTACTTTGACTGGGCATGCTGATGCCGGTCCTTACGGAAGTGATATCGTCTGTGCAGGTGTTTCTGCATTAGCGATCAGCACGGTCAACGGGATTGCTTCATTAGCAGGTTTCGAACCGATTGTTGAAATGAATGAAGAAGAAGGCGGCTATTTGTACGTCGAAGTAATTTCACCATTGACACAAGAGCAAAACAATATTGCTGAAATCTTATTGGAGAATCTCCTATTAGGTTTACAATCGATCGAAGCTGACAACCCAGAACATATCCAAACAAAAACAATCAAATGA
- the rpmA gene encoding 50S ribosomal protein L27, whose translation MLLTMNLQLFAHKKGGGSTSNGRDSESKRLGAKRADGQTVTGGSILYRQRGTKIYPGVNVGIGGDDTLFAKVDGVVRFERKGRDKKQVSVYPVAQEA comes from the coding sequence ATGTTGTTAACAATGAATCTACAATTATTCGCCCACAAAAAAGGTGGCGGTTCTACATCTAACGGCCGTGACTCAGAATCAAAACGTCTAGGTGCTAAACGTGCTGACGGACAAACAGTTACAGGTGGATCAATTCTTTACCGCCAACGCGGAACAAAAATTTATCCAGGTGTGAACGTAGGTATTGGTGGAGATGACACTTTATTTGCTAAAGTTGACGGTGTTGTTCGTTTCGAACGCAAAGGCCGCGACAAAAAACAAGTGTCTGTTTATCCAGTAGCTCAAGAAGCTTAA